In Desulfuromonadales bacterium, one DNA window encodes the following:
- a CDS encoding type II toxin-antitoxin system VapC family toxin — MTFLLDTCVISELVKPRPNENVVRWVDSVDERKLFLSVLTVGELEKGITKLQESQRKADLQEWLEHDLAERFAGRILPVDAAVAVAWGRIQGEAERVGAKLPVIDSLLTATAEIHRLTLATRNVADFDRCGATVFNPWGT; from the coding sequence GTGACATTCCTTCTCGACACCTGCGTCATCTCTGAACTGGTCAAGCCGCGACCAAATGAAAACGTTGTCCGGTGGGTCGATTCGGTCGACGAGCGAAAGCTCTTCCTGAGCGTACTGACGGTGGGAGAGCTGGAAAAGGGGATCACGAAACTACAGGAATCGCAGCGGAAGGCCGATTTGCAAGAATGGTTGGAGCACGATCTGGCAGAGAGATTTGCAGGGCGAATCCTGCCCGTGGATGCCGCTGTCGCAGTCGCCTGGGGAAGAATCCAGGGTGAGGCGGAACGCGTGGGGGCGAAGCTGCCAGTGATCGATTCGCTACTGACGGCTACCGCTGAAATCCATCGCCTCACACTCGCCACCAGAAACGTTGCCGATTTCGACCGTTGCGGAGCCACCGTCTTCAACCCCTGGGGCACATAA